In the genome of Microcoleus vaginatus PCC 9802, the window GTGCTGACCAATAAATACGCCGAAGGACTGCCAGCGAAACGGTACTACGGCGGCTGCGAATTTATTGACGGCATCGAGCAAATCGCGATCGACCGCGCCAAACAGCTCTTTGGAGCCGCTCACGCCAACGTCCAGCCCCACTCCGGCGCTCAAGCCAACTTTGCAGTATTTTTGAGCTTGCTGGAACCCGGAGACGGAATTATGGGCATGGATTTGTCCCACGGCGGACACTTGACCCACGGTTCGCCGGTCAACGTATCCGGGAAATGGTTCAAAGCTTTTCACTACGGCGTCAGCCAAGAAACAGAACAGCTCGACTATGACGAAATTTTGGCACTTGCCAAAGAAAACCGACCGAAATTGCTAATTTGTGGCTATTCAGCATATTCGCGAATTATCGACTTTGAGAAGTTTAGAGCGATCGCCGACGAAATCGGAGCCTACCTGCTCGCCGACATCGCCCACATCGCCGGGTTAGTCGCCACAGGGCACCACCCCAACCCCCTCCCCCACTGTCACGCAGTCACCACCACCACTCACAAAACCCTGCGCGGCCCCCGTGGTGGCTTGATTATGACTAATGACCCGGAATTAGGTAAAAAGTTTGACAAAGCTGTGTTCCCCGGCACTCAAGGTGGCCCCTTAGAACACGTCATTGCGGGCAAAGCAGTAGCTTTCGGCGAAGCCTTAAAGCCTGAATTTAAAACTTATTCCGCTCAAGTAATTGAAAATGCGCGCGCTTTAGCTGCACAGTTGCAGCAGCGGGGTTTAAAACTCGTTTCCGGCGGCACGGACAATCACTTAATGCTAGTTGATTTGCGATCGGTAAATATGACAGGCAAGCAAGCGGACCAATTAGTCAGCGGTGTGAATATTACTGCTAATAAAAATACCGTGCCTTTCGATCCGGCATCGCCCTTTGTCACCAGCGGTTTGAGACTCGGTTCGCCGGCGATGACCACCAGGGGAATGGGAACAGCAGAATTTACCGAGATTGGCAATATTATTGCCGATCGCCTGCTAAATCCAGATGATGAAAGCGTCGCCGCCGACTGCCTGCGTCGAGTAGCAGCACTGTGCGATCGCTTCCCCTTATATCCCCACTTGTACTTGAAAGTGCCGGCATTAGCTTAATTTTCCTGATCGGCAATGGGAAATTGGTAGTTGGAAGTGTACGGGTAAAAGGGTAAAAGAGCACGAAAAGATTGAGAGTTGCCGGTAGCGATATTGACAAGCGGTTTTCACCAAAAATATCGATCGCCAATACGGTTTTTAGTAAAGATATTTGTCGGGCGGGGCTGGTTTGACTAACGGTATTTGTCGGTTGCGAAAGATACCGCTCAACTGAGCTCGCTCGCCAAATATTGATTTTTTTGCTCGCGAAAGAGTCGATATTTCCAATCGTTAATTCGAGAGTTATGAATGAAAAACCTCACAATTCGCCCCAGGGCAACTGCCATTGCGGCAAATCTCCGACTCCCAAACCCCCAGTCGCTCTTCAAGATGTTTCCTTGTTATAAGCCATCTGAAATGTAGTAGACTCTGCCTGACAGCCTAATTGCCCCGCACTATTTAAAATTGATTTCAGATGCCGTACCAGTATCTGTACCACATACTCGCTTTTCTGGTTTCTGCGATCATCGTCCTCTGGAGTACGCCAATAGTCAAAAAAATTGGTCTCAAAAGCGGGCGAGTCGATCGGCCAGGCGAGCGAAAAGTCCACAAGCGCCCGATGGTGCGCCTGGGAGGAGTTTCCATCTTTCTCGGCACTATCACTGCCCTCTTATTTGTCTGGCTCTCAGGAGGCTTCATCGATGCTAACGGACAAGTTCTCAATCCCAAAGACGAATACGAAATTTGGGGAGTCACCCTCGGTGGCATCGGATTCTTCCTCATCGGTTTAGCAGACGACCTATTTTCGCTCTCGGCATTAAAACGCTTGCTCATGCAAATTGGCGTATCCAGCATCGTTTGGATGGCAGGCGTACAAATTGAGTTTCTCACAGTTCCCTCCCTGGGATTGACTAATATTGGCTGGCTGAGCTTGCCAATTACCGTGATTTGGCTTGTAGGCATGGCGAATGCCATCAACTGGATTGACGGTTTGGACGGTTTAGCTGCCGGAGTTTCAGGGATTGCAGCAGTTGTAATGCTGATTGTCAGTCTGGCGATGCACCAACCGGCGGCGGCCCTGATTGCAGCGGCTTTAGCTGGCGGGGCCTTGGGATTTCTGCGCTACAACTTCAATCCGGCTCAAATCTTTATGGGAGATGGCGGGGCTTATTTTATCGGGTTTACTCTTGCTGGAGTGGGAGTAATTGGGTTAGTTAAAACTACGGCTGTTACTTCTGTGTTGCTGCCATATTTAATTTTAGCTGTACCGATTTTAGATATGTCGGCGGTGATTCTCGATCGA includes:
- a CDS encoding serine hydroxymethyltransferase yields the protein MTDTNLEFLSKTDPLIADLIGQELQRQRDHLELIASENFTSAAVMAAQGSVLTNKYAEGLPAKRYYGGCEFIDGIEQIAIDRAKQLFGAAHANVQPHSGAQANFAVFLSLLEPGDGIMGMDLSHGGHLTHGSPVNVSGKWFKAFHYGVSQETEQLDYDEILALAKENRPKLLICGYSAYSRIIDFEKFRAIADEIGAYLLADIAHIAGLVATGHHPNPLPHCHAVTTTTHKTLRGPRGGLIMTNDPELGKKFDKAVFPGTQGGPLEHVIAGKAVAFGEALKPEFKTYSAQVIENARALAAQLQQRGLKLVSGGTDNHLMLVDLRSVNMTGKQADQLVSGVNITANKNTVPFDPASPFVTSGLRLGSPAMTTRGMGTAEFTEIGNIIADRLLNPDDESVAADCLRRVAALCDRFPLYPHLYLKVPALA
- a CDS encoding undecaprenyl/decaprenyl-phosphate alpha-N-acetylglucosaminyl 1-phosphate transferase — encoded protein: MPYQYLYHILAFLVSAIIVLWSTPIVKKIGLKSGRVDRPGERKVHKRPMVRLGGVSIFLGTITALLFVWLSGGFIDANGQVLNPKDEYEIWGVTLGGIGFFLIGLADDLFSLSALKRLLMQIGVSSIVWMAGVQIEFLTVPSLGLTNIGWLSLPITVIWLVGMANAINWIDGLDGLAAGVSGIAAVVMLIVSLAMHQPAAALIAAALAGGALGFLRYNFNPAQIFMGDGGAYFIGFTLAGVGVIGLVKTTAVTSVLLPYLILAVPILDMSAVILDRLRNGKSPFIADKRHLHHRLLQAGLSHRFAVLFIYSLTLWVGSLALAFSLPSGVIYAMGATSLLGYASWKVWRHAR